GGTGGTTTCGCCGGCCGGTTCGTCGTCTGGGCCGCCAGTGTCGTGAAGACCACCGTCGAGATCGTCCGGAAGAAGGAAGGCCAGAAAGGCTTCCAGCCACTCCCGAGACGCTGGGTGGTGGAACGCACCCTGGCGTGGATCACCGCACATCGCCGCCTCGCCCGTGACTACGAACGCGACCCGGCCAGCTCCACGGCCTTCGTCCACTGGGCCATGATCCGCACCATGGCCCGCCGCCTCGCCCGCCACGCTCCCGTCCCACGCTGGACCCCCCGAAAGACAACCGAGAGCTAAACAACATCAAGATTCAGGACAGGCACTGAGACCGACCGCTGAGACCGGCCGCGGCGACCGCTGAAGCCCGCCGCGGCCCCGGGGCCCGCGGAGACCCCGCCGCGGAGCCACCCACCGCCGAGCCTTCGCCTCGAGGACCATCACTCCTCGACGGCTGCTGCCGGGTCCGCTGACCGGCAGCGGAGCGGGCCCGGGACCAGTCCGGTCCCGGGCCCGCTCCCTCTTCTCGACTCCGACCTTCTCGACCCTGGCCTCCGCGGCCCTGACCTTCGTGACCATGGTCTTCGTGAGGTGGTCCTCGCGGTCGTCCGCCGTCCCGGCTCGGCTGCTCGCTCTTTTGTTTCTTCCTCGCCGTTTCAGGCTCGATCTCGCCGAATTCCGACCCGGAAGGGCGAGCAGGCAATCAAACGGCGAGCAGGCCGCCCGACGCTTTGGGAAAATTCATTCGATAAATGACGGTTTGGCGATCAGGGGTGAGCCGACAGCGTGGGGCGGGCGTTGAGCTGCCGCAGCACCCGGTTCTCATGCTCGAACCCGAGCTCGGAGACTCCCGCCGGCTCGATCACGAAATGTGCCCCGGCCGTCGGGGGCAGACCCAGCCACCGCGCCACCAGTACCCGGAGCATGTGGCCGTGCCCGACCAACGCCACGTCCCCGTCCGCCAGCAGCGGCACCACCCGGCCGAGGACGAGGTCGGCGCGCCGCCCCACCTCCTCGGCCGTCTCCCCGCCCGGCACCTCGCCGGAGAAGACCGTCCAGCCGGGCTGGTCCTCACGGATCCGCGCCGTGGTGACGCCCTCGTAGTCCCCGTAGTCCCATTCGGCGAGCTCCGGCCAGACGACGCAGCCCTCAGCTCCCGACGGGCACAGGCCCGAGATCTCGGCGGTACGCGTCGCCCGGCGCCGCGGGCTCGTCGCGACCAGGGCGAACCGCCGGCCCGCCAGCACCGCCCGCAGCGCGGCGGCCTGACGCTCACCCGTGGCGGTGAGGGCGATGTCGGTGTGCCCGGTGTGCCGGCCGGTGCGACTCCACTCGGTCTCGCCGTGCCGAATCAGCGTGACCCGGCCGGCCGGAACCTCCGCCGGGGTCACCGCCGGGGTCACCGCCGCCGGCGCCGGCGCCGGCGCGCCCCCAGGAGCAGCACGACCACCCCGGTCACCAGCGCTACCCTCTCCCAGCGAACCGTCCGCACCACCTGGGTCGGGCCGCTCTCGGCCGCCGGCGCGCCGTCCGCGCCCGGTGCCGGGCCTGCCGGGCCCGGCAGGCCACCGCCGAGCGTGCCGCCTTCGATCACGCCGGCCTCGACCGCCCGGCGCCCGGTGAGCGCCGAACCGAGCGCGGACGGCGCCCCGCCGCCCGGGGCGAACCGCTCGCGCAGCTCAGCCACCTTGGCCCGGACCTGCTCGTTCGCTCGTTCGGCCACCCGCTTCGGACTGACGATCTCCGCGATCGCGTCAACGGTCTCGGCCAGCTCGGCGCGGGTCTGTTCGATCTGACGCTGGATGACGGCCGGATCCTGCGGCACCGATGTCGCCCTCTCGGTTCTCTTACTGGGTGGACGGGGCGGGCTGACGACCCGACTCGATCGTGCCAGACCAGCACCTCCGCAGCGCGACGAAACGGCGGACCATCTCCGCGGACCTGCGGGTTCCGGATGACCGGCGCCGCGCCGCCGGCGCTCACGGACCTGGTCAGCACTCCGGCCGGGCCGCCCCAACCGTTCCGTGTGAGTTGTGCCCGTCGGCCCCTTATCGGTCGACCCCCCTCGTGGGAGGACGACCCTCCCGCGGGACGACGTGCCGCCGGCCGGACAGACATGCGCCAACCCGGGCAGACGTCCGGCAGCCTGAGCAGACGTCCAGCGGGCTGGGCGCGGACCCGGACGGGCGTCAGGCCCGGTCCGGTCGGGCTGGGGCCGGCACTACGCTGGAACCGTGCACGTCGGCCGGTACGGGGCGCGGTTCACCGGCCTGGCCCACCGCCTCCGGTCCGCGGTGCTCCCAGGTCTCGCGTTCGCCGTGCCCATGGTCGCACTCGCCCTGCTGGCCCACCTGCCGACCGTGCACACCGGGGCACCCGCGCCCGCCGGCGTCGCGCTGTCCGTGGCCGCCCTCGTCGCGCTGTGCGCCGCGAGTGATCTCATTCGCACGGCCCGCACGGCCCGGTCACGGGGCGGCCCGCCTGACGCCACGGACCCGCGCACGGGCGGATGGCGCCGGGTCGGTGGTCCCCGTTCGTTCCCCGCGCTGCTCGGTATCCAGGCCGGGTTGCACATCGTGCTCCTCGCCGGACCCGGGCGCCCCGGGCCGCCCGGTGCCAGCTCACTCGGCGGCCTGCTCTGCGCGCCCGGTGGCACGCTCGCCTCCCCCGGCCAACTCGCGGCGGCACTCGCCGGCCGGCCACTCGGCGCCCCGCCGACCACCGGGAACGGCGACTGGGCCGCCGCGGCGGCCCGACTGTCCCGGTACGGCCTCCACCGCCACGAGCTGACCGGCCTTTATCCGCAGGGCCATGGCGTGGCGGTGCTGCTCGGCCACACCCTCGCCGCCGCCGCGGCCTCCTGGTGGACCAGCCGCGGCTGCCAGGTGCTGCGGGCGGCCTGCCTGGCACTCGGGTCCTGCCTGTCCGCGCCGCGGTCTCCCGTCTCCCCGGCGCCGTTCCCGCGCCGGATCGTCCGCGCACCGCGCCTACTCACGCTTCGGGTACTCGACCGCCCGTGGGCGGTGACACCCTCCCGAGGCCCGCCAGCCGTCGCGAACTGCTGAAACGGCGCAGGCCACGCGGCCTGTGCCGGATGCCGCGGGCCGGCCCTGATCCGTTCGCGATCCGTTCGCGATCCGTCATGGGCTCGGCCCCGAGTACTGGTGCGCCGTCGGCGGTGCCCGCGCGTCGACCGTTCCGACCCAGCCGCCCCAGCGGCATGGTTCGCGCCGGTATCACCCAGATCTTCGCAGGAATCAGGTGTCCGTGACCAGGAATTCATTCACTATCAGCCACCTAAAGACTACACTCCGCAGGCGACCGTCATCCGCACTGTTGATCGGGATCGTCGTCGCCATCAGCGCGACACTCGGCGCGTGCTCCAACGGCGGTGACGGTACCGGGGTGACGATCGTCGACGCCGGCGGAACCGACGGGGGCCTACACGGCGTTGTCCCAACCGAACGCTTCGCGAAGCCGGCGCTCAACCTGACCGATACCGACGGGCGCCCTTTCGACCTTCGCGCCCGAACGCAAGGGAAGATCACTCTGCTTTTCTTCGGCTACACGATGTGCCCGGACGTCTGTCCGACCACCATGGCCGACCTCGCCGCGGCCCTGGACGAGGTCGACCGGTCGGTGCGGGACCAGGTCTCGGTGGTGTTCGTCAGCACCGACCCGGACCGTGACACCGCCCCGGTCCTCGATCGCTGGCTCAACCAGTTCGACGCGAGCTTCGTCGGCGTACGCGGGCCGTTCGAGGACGTGCGGGCCGAGGCCGAGTCGATCGGCGTCCCGTTGGAGGCGCCGAAAGTCCAGGCGGACGGATCGGTCCTGGTCACCCACGGCAGCCAGGTCATCGCCTTCGGCCGGGACGCCCGCGCCCGCGTGCTCTACCTGGCCGGCACCCCGGTGGCCGACTACGTCGCGGACCTCCCCGTGCTCACAGCCGAGACCCTCGGTACCGACCAGCGCGACGCGACCGCGACGCCCGGGGTGACCAGCTCGCCCAGGATGACCACTTCACCCGGGGCGACCGCGACCCCGAGGACGACCGGGGCGACCGGGGCGACCGGCACCACGAACGCCGTCCAGCGAGCCGGTGTCAGCCGGCCGGCCCAGGCCGCCGCCGGATGACCGGAACCACCGGAACCACCGGAACCACCGCGGTCACAACGGCCACCGCCGCCACAGGGTCCGCCGTCGGCGGGGACGCCGGGCCGCCGCGCCCGCGCCGGTTCGCCCGCGTGGCCGGCACCGTGCTGCGGGTGGGCCTCGGGATCGTCTGGCTCACCGCGGGCGCACTGAAGATCAATGACCCGGACGGCATGGTGCGGTCCGTGCGGGCGTTCCGGATCCTGCCCGAGGCGCTGGTGGACCCGGTCGCCTACGCCGTGCCGTTCGTGGAGATCGCGCTCGGTGTGCTGCTGATCGTCGGCCTCGCCGTCCGGCTGGTCGCCGCCATCTCGGCGGTGCTGTTCGCCGTCTACATCGCGGCGATCGCGTCCGCGTCCGCCCGCGGCCTGCGCATCGACTGCGGCTGCTTCTCCTCGGGCGGCGATCTGACATCCGAGGCACCCACCCACTACACCCAGGAGATCGTTCGCGACAGCGTGCTGCTGCTGGCCAGCGGGCTGCTGGCACGGTGGCCCGCGGGCTACCTGTCGGTCGACCGGCTCCTGAACGGACCCGCACGACAGCCCCTCGACGACGAGGACGACCTTCTCGGGAGCACCCATGGCATCGCGGACGAGGAAGACAGCGCGGACGTCGGCGCCGACCGGCCGTAGTTCCGGCGACACCGACGCCGACAGGACCAACGCCGCCAGAACCCCACCCGGCGGGACTCCGCCGGGGAAGACCGCGGCCGGCGGCACACCCGGCACCCCGTCGGGGTCGGGGCAACGCATGACGGCCGCGGCTCGGCGGGAGAAGGTCGTGGCGGCCCGCGCGGCGACGGCCGCCCGGGAACGACGGCGCAGGCAGCTCATCATCGGCGCGGTCGTCGCCGCCGCGATCGTCCTGATCGGGGTGATCGGCTTCGCCGTGCAGAACTCACGGGAGGAGTCCAAGCCGGTCGTCCTCCCGGCGAGCGCGACGGGACCCGACAACGCGATCGTCGTCGGGCAGGCCAACGCGCCCGTCACCCTCGATCTCTACGAGGACTTCCAGTGCCCCGCCTGCGGGGCACTGGAGAGCACCACCGGCTCGACGATCAGCGACCTCGTCGACTCGGGCGACATAAAGATCAACTACCATGTCATGTCGTTCCTCGGCGACGAGTCGAAGCGGGCGGCGAACGCCGGCGCCGCCGCGGCCAACGAGGGCAGGTTCAAGGAGTTCCACGACGCCCTGTTCGCCGACCAGCCGGAGGAGCACACCGGCGGCTACCAGACCGACACCCTCATCCAGAAGGGCGCCTCGGTGGGCCTGACCTCGGCCGCCTTCGTCAACGCGGTGCGGGACGGCACGTACGACGGCTACGTCGCGAAGGTCGACGGGGACGCCTCCCGCAGCGGCGTCACCTCGACCCCGACCGTGCTCGTCGACGGCAAGCCGCTCTCCGCCGACCAGCTGACCCCCGACGGTCTGCGCGCCGCCGTGTCCGCGGCGGCCAAGGACTGACCGGGACCTCCGAACTCCTCGGCCGGCCAGCCGATCGGCTGGCCGGCCAGTGGTCTGCTGGAGGGTCAGTGGTCTGCTGGAGGGTCCGCCTCCCGGGTGGCCTGCCGGCCGTGGGGCCCGCTTCGCTCGCGATGCCACTGCCACGTTTGCCGGCCCGCCGGAGCCACGACTAGCTTCTCGGTCATGACCGAGACCGAGACCGCCACCGCCGCCCGGCTCTCCCCCGGCAACCCCGCCCCGGAATTCACCCTGCCCGACGCCGACGGCAAGGACATTTCGCTGGCGTCGTTGCGCGGACGCAAGGTCGTCGTCTACTTCTACCCGGCCGCGTCCACGCCCGGCTGCACGAAGCAGGCCTGCGACTTCCGCGACAACCTCGCGCTGCTCAACGACGCGGGTGTCGACGTCCTCGGGATCTCCCCGGACAAGCCGGCCAAGCTGGTCAGGTTCCGGGACAACGAGGGCCTGACCTTCCCGCTGCTCTCCGACCCGGAGCGGACCGTGCTCACGGCCTACGGAGCCTTCGGCGAGAAGACGATGTACGGCAAGAAGACCGTGGGCGTCATCCGCTCGACGTTCGTCATCGACGCCGAGGGCAAGATCGAGAAGGCGCAGTACAACGTGCGCGCCACCGGCCACGTCGCGAAGCTGCTGAAGGAGATCGGCCTCGCCGGCTGAAGTCGGCCGGCTGAAGTCGGCTCTCGCCGGCTGATCGCCGGTCCTCCCCCGTCACTCACGTCACTCAGCTCGCGACCCGCAGGTCCCATCGCAGCAGCACGTTGTCCGGGCGGGCGGGATCGACCAGGACGGGCACCCGGCGGCGGAGCTGGCTCGAAATACCGCCCCGGGCGTCACCCACCGGGCTCGGCCCCGCCTCGTCCGCGGGAACGACCGCCCGGCGCATGACCGGGTAGGGCTCCTGGCCCGGGCGCTCCACCAGCAGGTGCACCTCGGCGACGGTGCGCCCGTCGACGCGCACCCCGGTGTCGCTGACGGTGTCGATGACCGCCATGGTTGCCCGGCCGTTGTCGATCAGACGGCGGGCCCGGTCCCGTTCCTCCCGCACGGCGGCGGGAGACTGGTCGAGGCGATCCAGCGAGGCGTCCGCGATGGTCGTCATGAAGATCTTCCCCCAGAGGCATCCAGGCGCCCACCGGCGCAGGTACACCCTGCACCCGGACGGGGCTGCCTGTCGGTCGCGTCGGCGACACCCGCCCCCTGGGGGCACTGTTGGGTCGACGACACCTGGTCCGGCTCGTGCTCCGTGGCAGCACCGTGCGCTACTCCCTTGGGCCAAGCGGTCATCGGCGCTGGTCACAGTCCTGTCCAGCCCACGCCATCCCAAACCCGACGAAGCCTCCCAGATGCGACGAGGCAAACGTCGACCCCGATGAATGTGATCGAAGACATCGCCCCGGACCCCCACGGCAGTCAGCCGGAGCCGGCCATCTCCCCGCCCACTCCGTCCTGGCCTCCTCCGCCCTGGTCTCCATCAGGCCGGCGGCAGGATCCGACCCCCGCTCCCCCATCCCGTCCCGGGGACCGTCCCGCGACTCGCTAATCTGGAGGGACGCGGGAGTGGCGGAATGGTAGACGCAGCAGACTTAGGATCTGCCGCCCTAGGGCGTGGGGGTTCGAATCCCCCCTTCCGCACCCCCTTCCGCCCTCGGGGCTCCGGGCGGCGGTTTCCCTTTGTTCGCGGCGGTCAGGCGACCGGCGTGATCGTCCGTCGACCGCTTCGCGGTGTCCGACGGCGTCCGATCGTGTCCAGCGGGGTCCTGTAGTTCGCGGCACAGCCCCGGCATCCGTTCTGCCAGCGCCCGGCGCGCCCGGGACGACGGGACGTTCCGGAGCGCCCCCGCACGTGGATATTGGCGCTGTGTGGATGATTGCTCGCTATGAGCGTCAGCGGGGGACGTAGAGCGGCACAACGCCTGATCTGGCGGACAACCGGCGGCGCGGCCGTGGCCGACACGGCCGCCACCCGCTCCGGAGACCGGGGTATCGAGAAGGCCGCCGACCGGCTCGCCGACCTGGTCCGTGACCAGTGGGACACCGAAGCGACCCGTCTCGGCGTCGGCCACCCGCCGCTGGAGGTGTTCTGGCAGGCCGCCGACGCCGATCTGGTCCACACCTGGGCGGAACTGCAACAGCAGGCCGCCGGTGGACGAACCGGACCGGTGTCTGACCCCCCGGACAGCGGACCGGGCGACCTCGCCGGTAGTGGCGCGTTGCTCGCGGCCTACGACCGCAGCCCCTGCGGGCGCCTCGTCGTGCTCGGGGAACCCGGGGCCGGCAAGACGGTCCTGCTGGTGCGGTTCGTCCTGGATCTGATCGCCCGCCGCCAGGCCGGCGAGCCGGTGCCGCTGCTGGTCCCGCTGGCCTCCTGGAACCCCGACTGGCAAAGCCTGTACGACTGGCTGGAAGCCCAGATCCTGCGTGAGTACCCCCACCTGTCCGCCGTCGACGCGGCTACCGGTGACACCCGAGCTGGAGCGCTGCTGCGCGCCGGGCTGATCCTGCCGGTCCTCGACGGCCTGGACGAGATCCTCGCCGGCGGCAGTGACCAGGCCCTCGCCTCGATCAACGACGAACTCCGCAGCGACATCGGGCTCGTCCTGAGCTGCCGCACCGACGAGTTCCGCGCAGCCGTACATCCCGACCCCGACCGGCGACCGATCCACCTCGACGGCGCCGCCGGCATCCGCCTCACCCCCCTCACCTCGACGGCGATCAGGGGCTATCTGCTGGCCGGCGCCCGCGACGACGGCCCAACCCGATGGGCACAGACCCTGACCGCGCTGGCTGACCCGACGTCGTCCGTCGCCCAGGCGCTCACCACCCCGCTGACCGCCTTCCTCGCCAGCACCGCCTACAACCCGCGGCCCTGGGAATCCAGCCGGGGCCTGCCCAGTCCCACCGACCTGTGCGCCCTGCCCACCGCGGCCGCCGTCGAACAGCACCTGCTCGCCGGGTTCATCCCCGCCGCCTACCGGCCATACCCCGGGCAGCCGACCCGCTGGACCATCGAGCAGGCCACCCGCTACCTGACCTTCCTCGGCCATCACCTCGAACACCGCATGTACACCACCAGCCTCGCCTGGTGGGAAATCCCCGACGCGACCCCGGGCACCTACCGGATCCTCACGGGCGGGCTCACGGGCGGGCTCACGGCCGCACTCACGATCGCGCTTGTGGTCGGGCTTGTGACCGGGCCCAGGGACTGGCCCACGGCCGGGCTCATGTTCGGACTCCCGTTCGGACTCGTGGCCGGGTTCGCGGCCTGCCTCACGTTCGCGCTCGCGGGCGGGCTCGGGCTCGATGCCCCGGTGGGCACACGATCGAGCGTCGATCCCACGTACACCCTGAGCCAGGACCGCACGAGCGCCCTCGCGTTCGGACTCGCGTTCGCCCTCGCGATCGGACTCATAACCGGACTCATGACCGGACTCATGACCGGACTCGCGGCCGGGTCCGTGATCATGTTCGCGTTCATGCTCGCGATCGGACTCGCGGCCGGGCCCGCGTTCGTGCTCGCGATGGGGCTCGCTTCAGCATGGGGACGACTTGGGCTGGCCCGACTATGGCTGGCCGCCCGCCGCCAGCAACCCCTGCGCCTCATCGCCTTCCTCGAAGACACCCACGCCCGCGGCGTCCTGCGCCAGGCCGGCGCGGTATGGGAGTTCCGCCACGCCAGCCTCCAGCGCTACCTCGCCGGCCCGCCCTGAGCCGCGTCACATGCCCCCGCCGGCCCCGCACCGCGTGCGATGGGACATGAAGGCCCCCTCTCGCACTGCCTGACCAGGAGCGGAGGCCCCGCCCCTCATCTCGTCAGACGCCCGCCCACCGCCCCCCCCTTCCCGATCGTCCGGGCCGATTGGTCACGGATTGGTCACAGCGCCGCGGAAGCCGCGGCCGGGCCGGGGCCGGGGCCGGGGCCGACGGGCGCGGACGTCGCGGCCCGGTGGCCGGGCCGGCCGCCGGGCCCGGCGGCCAGCCCGTCACACCCCTCGTCCTGCCGGGTTGTTTATCGGGTCGGGATCGCCACGATCACGCTGGTGCCGGTGTGCTGCGCCGTCGGCTGTACCTGCGGTCCGGGGGCGGGCTGGCGCAGGCCGATGAAGTATGTGACCACGCCCTCGAAGTCGCCACCCGACCGCACCTGGACGACATTGGTGGTCGCGCGGACCGGGAACAGGTTGCGCGGAGCCGTGGCCCTGCCCTCCTCGTCATGGGCCGCCGCGTTGCGGAAGACCACCTTGACGAAGGACCGGCCCCGCACGGCGACGGGAAGGCCGGAGCCATCCTGTAGCAGTTCCGAGGCCGGCACGTACTGGACGGTGACCTCGGCGGGGGCGGCCGGCTGGAAGTGGAACCGGACGAGGTCCACGCGGGCACTGGCCGCGTGTGCCGCGCTGATGCCTGTCAGGACCGGCGTGACCGGTGTGACCGGTGTGACCGGAGACACCGGTGCGGCCGGAGTTACCGTTGGCCCTCCGGCTCGCGCCGGAACCGCCACGAACAGCAGACCCAGGACCAGTGCGACTGTCGCACCAGAAATCGCGTGTGCCATCCTCATGATGCACCACCCATTCCTTTTTCCTGGAGCGGAGAACACTGCTCTGGTGTGCGGACGGGCCGATCGGGTTGTCGGGCCGTCCGGCTGATCCTGATT
The sequence above is drawn from the Parafrankia discariae genome and encodes:
- a CDS encoding NACHT domain-containing protein, translating into MSVSGGRRAAQRLIWRTTGGAAVADTAATRSGDRGIEKAADRLADLVRDQWDTEATRLGVGHPPLEVFWQAADADLVHTWAELQQQAAGGRTGPVSDPPDSGPGDLAGSGALLAAYDRSPCGRLVVLGEPGAGKTVLLVRFVLDLIARRQAGEPVPLLVPLASWNPDWQSLYDWLEAQILREYPHLSAVDAATGDTRAGALLRAGLILPVLDGLDEILAGGSDQALASINDELRSDIGLVLSCRTDEFRAAVHPDPDRRPIHLDGAAGIRLTPLTSTAIRGYLLAGARDDGPTRWAQTLTALADPTSSVAQALTTPLTAFLASTAYNPRPWESSRGLPSPTDLCALPTAAAVEQHLLAGFIPAAYRPYPGQPTRWTIEQATRYLTFLGHHLEHRMYTTSLAWWEIPDATPGTYRILTGGLTGGLTAALTIALVVGLVTGPRDWPTAGLMFGLPFGLVAGFAACLTFALAGGLGLDAPVGTRSSVDPTYTLSQDRTSALAFGLAFALAIGLITGLMTGLMTGLAAGSVIMFAFMLAIGLAAGPAFVLAMGLASAWGRLGLARLWLAARRQQPLRLIAFLEDTHARGVLRQAGAVWEFRHASLQRYLAGPP
- a CDS encoding DUF3618 domain-containing protein, with amino-acid sequence MPQDPAVIQRQIEQTRAELAETVDAIAEIVSPKRVAERANEQVRAKVAELRERFAPGGGAPSALGSALTGRRAVEAGVIEGGTLGGGLPGPAGPAPGADGAPAAESGPTQVVRTVRWERVALVTGVVVLLLGARRRRRRRR
- a CDS encoding SCO family protein encodes the protein MTIVDAGGTDGGLHGVVPTERFAKPALNLTDTDGRPFDLRARTQGKITLLFFGYTMCPDVCPTTMADLAAALDEVDRSVRDQVSVVFVSTDPDRDTAPVLDRWLNQFDASFVGVRGPFEDVRAEAESIGVPLEAPKVQADGSVLVTHGSQVIAFGRDARARVLYLAGTPVADYVADLPVLTAETLGTDQRDATATPGVTSSPRMTTSPGATATPRTTGATGATGTTNAVQRAGVSRPAQAAAG
- a CDS encoding AMIN-like domain-containing (lipo)protein, with the translated sequence MRMAHAISGATVALVLGLLFVAVPARAGGPTVTPAAPVSPVTPVTPVTPVLTGISAAHAASARVDLVRFHFQPAAPAEVTVQYVPASELLQDGSGLPVAVRGRSFVKVVFRNAAAHDEEGRATAPRNLFPVRATTNVVQVRSGGDFEGVVTYFIGLRQPAPGPQVQPTAQHTGTSVIVAIPTR
- a CDS encoding transposase — protein: GGFAGRFVVWAASVVKTTVEIVRKKEGQKGFQPLPRRWVVERTLAWITAHRRLARDYERDPASSTAFVHWAMIRTMARRLARHAPVPRWTPRKTTES
- a CDS encoding DoxX family protein; translation: MTGTTGTTGTTAVTTATAATGSAVGGDAGPPRPRRFARVAGTVLRVGLGIVWLTAGALKINDPDGMVRSVRAFRILPEALVDPVAYAVPFVEIALGVLLIVGLAVRLVAAISAVLFAVYIAAIASASARGLRIDCGCFSSGGDLTSEAPTHYTQEIVRDSVLLLASGLLARWPAGYLSVDRLLNGPARQPLDDEDDLLGSTHGIADEEDSADVGADRP
- a CDS encoding DsbA family protein, with the translated sequence MTAAARREKVVAARAATAARERRRRQLIIGAVVAAAIVLIGVIGFAVQNSREESKPVVLPASATGPDNAIVVGQANAPVTLDLYEDFQCPACGALESTTGSTISDLVDSGDIKINYHVMSFLGDESKRAANAGAAAANEGRFKEFHDALFADQPEEHTGGYQTDTLIQKGASVGLTSAAFVNAVRDGTYDGYVAKVDGDASRSGVTSTPTVLVDGKPLSADQLTPDGLRAAVSAAAKD
- a CDS encoding histidine phosphatase family protein; its protein translation is MTPAEVPAGRVTLIRHGETEWSRTGRHTGHTDIALTATGERQAAALRAVLAGRRFALVATSPRRRATRTAEISGLCPSGAEGCVVWPELAEWDYGDYEGVTTARIREDQPGWTVFSGEVPGGETAEEVGRRADLVLGRVVPLLADGDVALVGHGHMLRVLVARWLGLPPTAGAHFVIEPAGVSELGFEHENRVLRQLNARPTLSAHP
- the bcp gene encoding thioredoxin-dependent thiol peroxidase, with product MTETETATAARLSPGNPAPEFTLPDADGKDISLASLRGRKVVVYFYPAASTPGCTKQACDFRDNLALLNDAGVDVLGISPDKPAKLVRFRDNEGLTFPLLSDPERTVLTAYGAFGEKTMYGKKTVGVIRSTFVIDAEGKIEKAQYNVRATGHVAKLLKEIGLAG